One part of the Malus sylvestris chromosome 2, drMalSylv7.2, whole genome shotgun sequence genome encodes these proteins:
- the LOC126613677 gene encoding basic leucine zipper 24-like, whose protein sequence is MDDGEVVTSDHALLPNPNSSSNFHGSTYEDTFFDEFLKTARTCTHTHTCNPPGPDAAHTHTCYHTHTQILSSEDDDGTKNKDHSIPRPRRRRPSGNREAVRKYREKKKAHTAYLEEEVKKLQVLNQQLVRKLQGQAILEAERLRLRGLLLEFRGKIDTELGVFPFGNQCNSNTYFEDSQCNLQSSVGAMGLRCQTDLPCFCPPVGSSVQASIGARGETMVPSGGNCQPAVIDCRANANEASTQAK, encoded by the coding sequence ATGGATGATGGGGAGGTGGTTACTTCAGACCATGCTTTGCTTCCAAATCCCAATTCCTCTAGCAATTTTCATGGTTCAACTTATGAAGATACATTTTTCGATGAATTTTTGAAGACCGCGCGGACGtgcactcacactcacacttgcAACCCACCTGGCCCTGATGCTGCACATACACACACTTGctaccacacacacacccaaatTCTTTCATCGGAAGATGATGATGGTACCAAGAATAAAGATCATTCCATCCCGAGACCACGAAGAAGAAGGCCTTCGGGAAATAGAGAAGCAGTTCGGAAGTACAGGGAGAAAAAGAAGGCACATACAGCTTATTTGGAAGAGGAAGTCAAGAAATTGCAGGTGTTGAACCAGCAACTTGTTAGGAAATTACAGGGGCAAGCAATTCTTGAAGCAGAGCGTTTAAGGCTGAGAGGCCTTTTGCTGGAATTTAGAGGAAAGATTGATACTGAGTTGGGTGTTTTCCCCTTCGGAAATCAATGCAACAGTAATACTTATTTCGAGGACAGCCAGTGTAATCTGCAGTCTAGTGTTGGGGCAATGGGACTTCGTTGTCAAACCGATTTACCATGCTTCTGTCCGCCTGTTGGGTCATCCGTTCAGGCTAGTATCGGTGCAAGGGGGGAAACAATGGTGCCATCAGGAGGAAATTGTCAGCCTGCAGTAATTGATTGCCGAGCAAACGCAAATGAGGCGTCAACACAAGCTAAGTAA